In Paenibacillus sp. G2S3, a single window of DNA contains:
- a CDS encoding sigma-70 family RNA polymerase sigma factor: protein MDVARWVKKAKKGNKEALLHLIMSEKDVYYRLAFSYMGNAHDAMDAMEEMIVTLYEKIGQLKKEEAFYSWSKTILVNGCKQLLHKRGKLVLLEDWSKVDDREIGQVVSSSDPFRRSEQQMDIETLLLQVNEHQREAIQLKYFHDLDYQTIADITKVSIGTVKSRIYHGLQTLKNQYRGDVDEQ from the coding sequence ATGGATGTTGCTCGTTGGGTGAAAAAAGCCAAAAAGGGGAATAAAGAAGCATTGCTCCACTTAATCATGTCTGAAAAAGACGTTTATTATAGGCTAGCGTTCAGCTATATGGGGAATGCGCATGATGCAATGGATGCCATGGAAGAAATGATCGTCACGCTTTATGAAAAGATCGGTCAGCTAAAGAAAGAGGAAGCTTTTTATAGCTGGAGTAAGACGATTTTGGTGAATGGTTGTAAACAACTACTTCATAAGCGCGGCAAGCTGGTGCTGTTAGAGGATTGGAGTAAAGTTGACGATAGGGAAATAGGTCAAGTAGTGAGTAGTAGTGATCCTTTTCGCAGAAGTGAGCAACAAATGGATATCGAGACCTTGCTGTTACAAGTAAATGAGCATCAGAGAGAAGCGATTCAATTAAAGTATTTTCATGATCTCGATTATCAAACGATAGCTGACATTACGAAGGTTTCGATAGGAACAGTTAAATCAAGAATTTACCATGGATTACAAACGCTAAAAAATCAGTACAGAGGTGATGTTGATGAACAATAA